CATGAATTTGGGATGCCAAAAGTTTTTGGCATGTCCCCACATAAGTGGGTCCCATGTGGGGTCCAACACATTTAAATTTATAACTTTTaatactttttattttaaaatactacGGACGTGATATTTTCGAATGCGTCTAAGCAAAACATCAcgtgtaaactatacaatatgtaTAGACCTTATACCTAACTGGTGTCTAGTAATTAAGAATCAACTCTAGGAACCGAAATAGAATTGATTAATTCTTATTCGTAACATTTATTTTATAGTAATCTTATTCTAATTTTCATTTTATGTTGGAATAGGATTCTCCCCTTTACTTATATTTTGATTCTTGACTTTTACTCTAAAATCAAATCCTAATTTCTAAAGACACggtatttattataatatgataactttataatataatataatttatattacataaatttaagaaataatgttaatattatgatatcattagtaatcttttttattatatataataacatTAGATGTTAAAATATAACGATATACTTATGTATGATTATTGATTTATCAGAGTATTATTgataatcttaaaaataaaataaaataaatttaataatgatatagtatagaaaaaatataatactaCTGTATATTAAATATGCGTAGGCAcatatatattacaatgtaatattatatataatataatataatatatatcatataaatataaaaaataatattaatattattacatcattaaaatataataaccattattattaatatttatattatacgtaataatattataacacataaaataataatatagttaaaagaaaataataataataataataataataataataataataataataataataaatatgataaaataaaataagcaaaGTATAATGAAGTACAtgattattaaaataattttattgtaaaatattatttattatatagcttaataaaataatattatataaccattctatttataatattattatttcatgttaaattaattgaataCATTTTTTATACTAACTAGCCTCATTTCCGATTCCTATGTTTATATATACCAAACACTATAATATAATTCGATTCCGATTTTTTATTGGACCAAACATGAGAGAAGAATCTTGCATTCCACTTCCAATTCTAGTGAATTTCGATTTCAATTCCGATTCTAACTGTGAACCAAACAAAGTGTCTTTTTAAAATGCCTCCTAAGATATTATTTTGGGATGGCTAATTCTTCCTTCTTAATCTTACTATACAAATTACATATTTGCATGCAATAATACTATGCAATCACAACTCAATGATTGTGGGGTTCACAATCATGGATGGTTGTGATTGCACAATTGTTAAAAATGAATGATTTCCATATATGTAAATACTCAAGGTGATTATGCTAAACTAAATAATTACTTGTCTACAAAATGCCGAACTTTGGTGCCACCTTGATTGCTTAAGCAATTGGGATAATAATGCATATAactatataactatatatatacactaatatGAATAAATGAGCCTCACTTATTATACTTTTATCTATTTTGTGCAGCTTATAATGCTCAGTGCTTCTGCAAACAAGCTATCTCAATTGAAAGAACAAGCTGAAGAATACGCTTCATTAATAATGGAAGAGTTGGACCCAGAAAATTTTGGGTATATAGAGGTAATCATCCAGTATTAATCATTATGTTCACTTGCAATTATAGCTCCATAGTGTATGCAATGCTCTACTTATTGTGAGCCGTTTGATTTGAGCAGGGCTGGTTGATGTCAATGATGTCTATGGCATAATGACATTCCCGAACCTTTTATGTATAGGAACCCCTTATATTTGTCCATATTCAAATAACCGATGTTAAAGCAATTCAAATGAGCCTTTACTTAGTAGGCAAGTACACTTTCCAGAGCAAGAGCAAAAATTGGgggcaaaaaataaaaacaaaacctACAACGAAAGTTGTTTTGAATGTTCTCAAAATTTGTATCAGTGAGAAAGTGTTGGTTGGCTTTGCTTTGAAGTAAACCGTACTGCTGTTGGACAATAATTTGCTACTAGAATACTTAATATGGCCAAACAACTATAAGCATTAAACGTAATAATGTGCTaaagataaaatatatatgaaattcaTACATTTAGAAAACCCATTAATAAACTAGTTATTGTTGTTTACTTGGTCCATTAACTAAGTGAAATACATCAGTTTCATCTCCACCTAATAGCTGCGTGTTCACTTTTTTGTCGCCCATTTCAGTTGTGGCAGTTGGAAACGCTGCTGCTACAAAGAGACACCTACATGAACTACAGTAGACCTCTAAGCACGGCTAGCGTGGGGTGGAGTCAAAACATTACTTCTATCAGGCCAAAGAACATTTTGAATGGAGTCAGCTTCACCATCCGGTATCTCATTTTAGAGAACTGGCAAAGGGGATGGATTATATTGTTGTGGGTGATGACTATGGGTTGCCTCTTTGCCTGGAAGTTCAATCAATACAAGAACAGGGCAGCATTTCATGTCATGGGTTATTGCTTGACCACTGCGAAAGGGGCTGCTGAGACTCTTAAGCTTAACATGGCTCTCATACTCTTACCGGTTTGTCGAAACACTTTGACATGGCTTCGATCCACAAGAGCAAGGCTCTTTGTCCCTTTTGACGATAATATTAATTTCCACAAGGTAAGAAATGTTACATTGATTGCAGTAATCAGTTGTGCTCCTAAATTTCAGCCAACTCTTGCTTATTTGTTCAACCCCTACTATCTTGTGATATATATGGACTAGATGCAATCCAGAAGTTGAGCATGTTAATTTAATTTCTTCTGTTTGGTTCTTTAACTGAGTACTGCAGCCTGCAAAGCCATTCTTATTATATATCAAGTTAAAGAACTATATGTACACACAAACATTTAAAGAAACCTCCCCGGACTCATTTAAGAAAAATTTCCAATCTAGCTAACATTTCCTCTTCCTTGCATTTTGCTTCTACAGATGATTGCTTGTGCTATTGCCATTGGAATCCTTCTGCATGCAGGCAACCATCTGGCATGTGATTTTCCCCGCCTGGTTAACTCGTCTCCGGAAAAATTTGCCTATATATCCCCTGATTTCAATAACAAGAAGCCGACTTACGGAAACCTTTTGATTAGCGTTGAAGGTGTGACTGGGATTGTTATGGTGATTTTGATGGCCATCTCATTTACGCTAGCCACACACCGCTTCCGGAAAAATGTGGTGAGGCTACCATCACCCTTCAACCGACTGACAGGCTTTAACGCGTTCTGGTATTCACATCACCTTCTCAGTCTTGTCTACATTTTGGTGCTTATTCATGGAACCTTCTTGCTTTTCGTCCATGAGTGGTATCAGAAAACGGTAAATTTTGGAATCCTGTTTGTTAACAATTATGATAATTCAATATTGGACCACGTTCTGAACCTGTAGTAATGAAATTTGAGTAACACAATTGCGCCATTTTATTGATTTGCCAGACATGGATGTATATCTCTATTCCACTATTGCTCTACATGGCTGAGAGGAGTCTGCGAACACGTAGATCAAAACATTATTCAGTTAAGATATTGAAAGTAAGTAATTATCTTGCTCAAATATTcttcttatttttagttttctcATTCAGTCTGCCTGACAGGCAATGAAAAGTGGAAGACGCCTTCAAAATAAAGTCATCCAAATGAAATGATAGAAAAATACAATTGTTGGACAAGAATTAAATATGTAAATGTATGGTTTAATTCATATAAAGTCTTTTCCCATGGTGGGGAGGGAGGAAGAGACTTACTCTCACTCTTGCCTtaaatttatgtttgtagaaCTTTCACCACAGCTCCCTAATGTTTACAGGTTTCAGTACTTCCAGGAAATGTCTTCAGCTTAATCACGTCCAAGCCAAACGGATTTAGGTACAAAAGTGGGCAATATATATTTCTACAATGTCCAACAATCTCCCCGTTTGAATGGTAAGCATGATCCAATTTATACTCATATATTTGTTCCCATTTTTCTCTCTCAAGCGTTGTATGTAAAGCACTAAGCTACTAAATCTTGCAATATATATCTCTGCAGGCACCCTTTTTCCATCACTTCAGCACCAGGAGATGAGTACCTTAGTGTTCACATCCGAACAGTGGGAGACTGGACGCAAGAGCTGAAGCGAGTATTCACTGATACAAATGATTCACCATCTGTAATTGGTCGAGCAAAGTTTGGTCAACACGATCATGTGGATCAGAAAGGGTAGCCTCATCTAAGCCAAATCTTAACACtgttaaatttagaatataactCATCCAattaatatatagatatatatatacatcaaatGCAGATTGCCCAGATTGCTTGTTGATGGCCCATACGGAGCTCCGGCACAGGACTATCGGAACTACGACGTCTTGCTCCTTGTGGGGCTTGGCATTGGAGCAACCCCATTCATAAGCATACTTAAAGATCTCTTAAACAATACTAGAACAGCAGAAGACATGGTACCATTCATAACCTGGAGTAATATTTTTCTGCATTGTCTAAACTACTTCTTTTGGGAAGTTCCAATCATTGTTTGTTGTTGTATCTGTGGTTTAGGATTTGAACACAGAAACCAGTAGATCCGATGACAGCCAGAACAGTTTTACATCTTCTAGTTTAACATCAAGTGGTGGGAAGAAGAAATCACAGAGGGCTACAAGTGCCCATTTCTACTGGGTCACCAGAGAACCTGGATCCTTTGAATGGTTTAAAGGAGTAATGAATGAAGTTGCAGAAATGGATCACAAAGTACTGCATACAAATATTTAATCATGGTTATTAGGTCACATTTAGCGACTgtttattctttttctttccttccttttctAATGGTTACTCCTGTGAAAAGGGTCAAATTGAGCTGCACAACTATCTTACGAGCGTTTACGAAGAGGGCGATGCAAGGTCGACGCTGCTCACTATGGTCCAAGCTCTCAACCATGCCAAGCATGGGGTTGACATCGTATCAGGCACCAGGGTAATGATCCTTTATCACCTTCATATTAAGAGCAAATACACATAGCTCGGGGATTGGGATATTACTCATAGCTCATGAGCATGTAGAAGGGACGCCCCAAAATTGGAATTAACTAATGTAAATACATTGATTTGTTGCAGCTAAGGACACACTTTGCAAGGCCGAATTGGAGAGAAGTATTCACCAAATTAGCTGCAAAGCATCCGTGTGCCACAGTAGGTAAAGAAATAccttccccaaaatatacatgttcATATGCATTCACATACTGATAGCTCGCAACGTTtgactaaaataatttttaagatgatgacaaatacattgaTCAGCCCACAAACATGAACCTTCCACCATGTTCGGAAATTGAATGAAAATAggaagagaaatatatatattaaaaaatctgttttttctttacttttggtagcaaggaaaaatgaaaaaataaaataaaataaaatgcatagtactgttaatatttaattttcttcATGTTTAATTATATCTTATATAAAAATTTAGATAGATGATGATGATATATGAAATGCAGGGGTCTTCTACTGTGGGATGCCAGTGTTGGCGAAGGAGCTGAAGAAGTTATCCCACGAGCTAAGTCACAAGACCACCACGCGTTTCGAGTTCCACAAGGAGTATTTCTGAAAACATAAATTCATcctgattttttttatatattttaattttgtacTCTTGTAAATTATTCAAGTTATTATACATACATTTATACCCCATTGCCCACCACATATGAGCTCCACACCTGAAGAAAAATGTAAATTAAACgcagtgatatatatatatagacaaatgGTGGTGATGTATCAAACCATGTACAAGTACAAAGCAGAGAATGTTTTAATAAAAATAGGGTGGAGAATTCAACGGCTTCTAACCACCTTCACGATGCTTTCCAACTACTTGTTAACAGCCAATTCCGTTGACCATATGCATCCATATATAATGCATGCacgtaaaatatatatataccaaagACTTTAACGAAGACAACCtgttatataattataataataatattaataatagcgGCATAAGAGGGGGAAAGCATCCGAGCAACCTTACAGGCTTAGTTTTACTGCCTTTTTGAGTTGACTTTGTTAACATGCTCATCGCTACTAAGATTTTTATAATGAGAGAAAATATTCTGCTTATTAATTTATTGATACCCATATGAGagaatctttttttttctttttcttttttatgtttaGTTCTCAAAGAatgtaggaaagaaaataaaattatttaaaatcaatcaataaaaatgactttaagtactatttaaatttatttcttcttaatttttaatcaccttaaaataaattttcattttcagtagTTTTTAATATGaatagaaaatatagtaaaaaataaattttctccttattttttatttcttttttccccAACTAATCCAACTCACAGAATCTGACAAACAAATCAGCCTTTTGTTAATTGCTAGAAACTCTTTGCCTCCGCTTTTCATATACAGTTTCTCAACACCTTTTTTAGGCATCTTTTGCATTCACCTCCTCCCGTTTCCccatatagagagagagagagagaggcgtcaATAGCCTATGATTTTTACCTCTTTGGGAAATAAAATTGAGCAGCTAGAAAGAAACTGAGCAGCCACAGCATGGACACACCTGCGCCCGTCGAAGGGTAGTAGCAAGAAATGCTAGCGTGCACATCGTGTGAACAAATGCTATTTTCATCAGTTCCAATTGGAAGACCATCCGGAGTGTGAATAAACTTATTGAAGGCATATCTCAGAGCCTGTAACAGCAATTACgcatcctttttttctttttttctttttttgggggggggtggGGAGATGGAGGTATCCATATCATGAAAAGAAAGAGCGAACTTCATGCAGGATGAACCTGCTAATATTAACCATGCCAAGTATATCTCAAAAAATTCAAACAATGACAATGTGAAGCCTACATACCATAAAACGACCTGTGCTCATATCCATCCACCTTGAAACTTCACAGTCAAATCAAATAAGGATACAACAAGGTGCCAACAGTTGCCCATCTAGAGCTTGGAAACTACTCCAAATCAATACCCCTCCGCCAAAACTTTTTCATCATTGTCAACAAATTTTCAGTGGATATGGAAAGAAGCAGATCCATGGGAGAATAGTGTTTGTCCATAGAACTGGGTGGTGCTAGTCATCCTTCAATTTTTTTAGAAGCTTCGAGGCCCAATGCCGGACACGTCGCTTCAGAGTGTATCCCACAATTACTCCAGCAGCAAAGAAAATTGCACAAAGTTTTGAGCAGGTCCACAATGACACTACCTGTCTGAAACAAGACACGAGAATGGAAGTTTAATAGAGGCACTACCATAGTTAAACTGATTTATAGGCAGCATGATGATAAAAATTTTCACAACTTTAGACCGCCTTGGCTGCATTTTTCAGTGTGCTCACAAATGATGTAAATTCTGACATTTACCAATAATGCCATATGTTGGTTTTGTGTAGATGGAATACAATGACAGATATGGTCAGATGCTTGGGCACTAAAATGGAACCATTCTTTTTATTGGAGCATACCTTATAGGCCTAGTCCACTGAATCACCCACATACATTCATCTAGTACTTCAATTCCATTTCTTAATATTTCAAATAATTCATATATTTCAATTTCCTAAATTGGTACATTTTGACCAAGCTTACACATATTTTCACATGCGAATATCCTTACAAATCATCCTAGAAAGTGCATCAACTACAACACTCCCCCTCATTTTCCTCAAAATTTATAACCTTCACTAGCACCAGAAGCACTTGCTCCCCTCTCTTGCATCTCATTGCTTATATCTCTAGAAGCACCATCTCTGAGTATTCTTCTTTCTTCTTGTCCATTGGAGTACCATCCCTCCAATCTTTTTGTAGTGCACCTCTCACCAACATAATTATTAAAAGGGGAAAataatctttctttttttttgtttttcatcttCAGCAGCAATTGCTTGATAATTCTTCTTCTTGGACAGAGAAGTTATTGTACAAGCTCAAACCTTGAACTACTGTAGCATTGCAGCGTTCATTAATGTCAAAATCCTTTCCTTGTTTACTGCTTACAAATGCCACAAGGTGGATATTTTCTTCTCTCCATTTGATTATATTCTTCCTCTTCATTTTTTTACATAACAGAAATTCCATTGAAGATTAAAATATTACTAGAGATAGAAAGTAAGGCATCCTCAGAAAAAACTATACATAATCACAATAATACCGCCTTCCAATCTCTTTGAATATTGGACagcaaaaaatcaaaaaaaaaagcCTCAAAAGAATGTACACAAAAAGATGCAAAAACATAACCTTCTCTTTATAGTCCTTGAAAATCCTCACATTCCCTCCAGCCAAAAAAATGGCTTATATTATACGGCACAAATCCATAAAGCCCTCCCACTTCCACTTTCTCCAAAGCCCTGTAATTGACCAACAAAAACCATACACATTTTGCTGGGCCACCCACACCTCACCACAATGAGAGAACAAAATATCCAAAGATACCTCACCACCCAACAATGGAAAAGATGGCGCTAATCTCATTTGACTCACAGCACAGCATACAAACCTCTGGCTGAGTGCCCTTTAAAAGTCTCCATAACTGTAGCAAGCTAGGAAGCACCAATACCAGCACAAGACACAAATACAACACAATGGTAACACAGGGATCTAGGCATGTTTTCCACAGAAGGAATAcattaataaattaatataaatatatatattggcaTGTGTTCCTTTTTTATGACTAATATTGTCg
This window of the Malania oleifera isolate guangnan ecotype guangnan chromosome 6, ASM2987363v1, whole genome shotgun sequence genome carries:
- the LOC131157614 gene encoding respiratory burst oxidase homolog protein E; this translates as MKSPSFGSRGSSKRSNYSRAFEFPPDDPADSSGDYGVGGAMLPLFLSDLRHHTHPHHQELVEVTLELDRHDDSILVRSVTPRAPEPVAGKDRQTLGSLLERSLSATSKIRRKFSWLRSSSSRASSDIEEPTTAISARDARRLNAKLQRTKSSAQQALKGLRFINRTTAGTSEELWRKVESRFASLAKDDLLAREDFGECIGMVDSKEFAVGIFDALARRRRQKIGKLTKEELYEFWLQISDQSFDARLQIFFDMADSNADGRITREEVRELIMLSASANKLSQLKEQAEEYASLIMEELDPENFGYIELWQLETLLLQRDTYMNYSRPLSTASVGWSQNITSIRPKNILNGVSFTIRYLILENWQRGWIILLWVMTMGCLFAWKFNQYKNRAAFHVMGYCLTTAKGAAETLKLNMALILLPVCRNTLTWLRSTRARLFVPFDDNINFHKMIACAIAIGILLHAGNHLACDFPRLVNSSPEKFAYISPDFNNKKPTYGNLLISVEGVTGIVMVILMAISFTLATHRFRKNVVRLPSPFNRLTGFNAFWYSHHLLSLVYILVLIHGTFLLFVHEWYQKTTWMYISIPLLLYMAERSLRTRRSKHYSVKILKVSVLPGNVFSLITSKPNGFRYKSGQYIFLQCPTISPFEWHPFSITSAPGDEYLSVHIRTVGDWTQELKRVFTDTNDSPSVIGRAKFGQHDHVDQKGLPRLLVDGPYGAPAQDYRNYDVLLLVGLGIGATPFISILKDLLNNTRTAEDMDLNTETSRSDDSQNSFTSSSLTSSGGKKKSQRATSAHFYWVTREPGSFEWFKGVMNEVAEMDHKGQIELHNYLTSVYEEGDARSTLLTMVQALNHAKHGVDIVSGTRLRTHFARPNWREVFTKLAAKHPCATVGVFYCGMPVLAKELKKLSHELSHKTTTRFEFHKEYF